From Melitaea cinxia chromosome 3, ilMelCinx1.1, whole genome shotgun sequence, one genomic window encodes:
- the LOC123667531 gene encoding uncharacterized protein LOC123667531: MKIARIRKPLITKAYIALFVCFSTKAIHLELISDLTTETFLACLRRFISRRGVPNRIYCDNAKTFKGASNYLTELYNLLASKHNMDSVHHFCSDKLINFKFIPSYAPEFGGLWEAGVKSVKYHLKRVVGFACLTFEELYTIITQIEAILNSRPLLPMSSDISDLTYLTPGHFLIGAPLTSIPEPNLSDININRLKFWQICTKIKQEFWKLWSNDYLTQLQNRPKWKYNYDNLKEGDLVIVKQVNVPSLYWPMGRIVKTFPGSDHKVRVAEVKMANGRTYVRSYQKLCPLPLVN, translated from the coding sequence atgaaaatagcTAGAATTCGTAAACCATTAATTACAAAAGCATATATTGCCTTATTTGTTTGCTTTTCTACTAAAGCAATACACTTAGAATTAATCAGTGACCTTACCACTGAAACCTTTTTGGCATGTCTTCGAAGATTTATATCTAGACGAGGTGTACCTAATAGAATTTATTGTGATAATGCAAAGACATTTAAGGGTGCTTCCAATTATTTAACTGAACTGTATAATCTTTTAGCGTCTAAACATAATATGGACTCTGTACATCATTTTTGCtctgataaattaattaattttaagttcataCCTAGTTATGCCCCAGAGTTTGGTGGTTTATGGGAAGCTGGGGTAAAAAGCGTAAAGTATCATTTAAAAAGGGTTGTGGGTTTTGCCTGTTTAACCTTTGAAGAGCTTTATACTATTATAACTCAAATAGAAGCCATATTAAACTCTAGGCCCTTGCTCCCTATGAGTAGCGATATATCTGACTTAACATATTTGACTCCGGGACATTTCCTAATTGGGGCTCCTCTCACTAGTATACCAGAACCGAACCTTtcagatattaatataaatagactTAAGTTTTGGCAAATTtgtactaaaattaaacaagaatTTTGGAAATTGTGGAGCAATGACTATTTAACTCAACTACAAAATAGACCCAAGtggaaatataattatgataatttaaaagagGGTGACTTGGTCATTGTGAAGCAGGTTAATGTGCCATCATTATATTGGCCCATGGGGCGCATTGTTAAAACATTTCCTGGCTCTGACCATAAGGTTAGAGTGGCTGAAGTAAAGATGGCAAATGGTAGAACCTATGTTCGCTCTTATCAAAAATTATGTCCGCTTCCTTTAGTTAACTAG
- the LOC123667542 gene encoding uncharacterized protein LOC123667542 — protein sequence MFRQIFINSIHTPLQNILWRDNPQKPIICLQLQTVTYGLKSSTYLATRCLLELAYIYKDRFPLAADAIIRNTYVDDIICGADNIDQLRNLKQELIQLLSLGSFTLHKWCSNNTQILEDIPSNRRYFEHININKDNMIKTLGLKYNILTDSFVFSCPAQDLKLLKTKREILSFIGKIYDPLGLIGPIIVTAKLFMQSLWSLKINWDEAIPSSLLDKWYKFGESLEKMNPINTQRGIVFGDTNNVELLGYCDASFDAIACCLYLRVFHRDGRVSVALLCSKSRVAPLKKTLTIPNLELNSALLLSQLTHKVNNTLKARFPLRTILHSDSQIVLAWLGNKNIKKNTYVSRRVREITDLTKDFTWTYVKGKDNPADLLSRGTAPHKLEESYMWFHGPQYLSDKYYEHIMYDYKSCVVTDSMPCDTLINSDKSVKKFCNVGQFDLRGRLDNTPNISYDKKHPIVLPKSDHVTHTLINSEHLRLLHAGAKLVLSSLSQAYWIVGGIREVKKVLHRCIGCFQIKAATAKQLMGSLPAERTTPA from the exons atgtttaggcaaattttcattaattctaTTCACACGCCTCTGCAAAATATTTTGTGGCGAGATAATCCACAGAAACCTATAATTTGTTTACAGTTGCAAACAGTTACCTATGGTTTGAAATCATCTACATACTTAGCTACAAGGTGTTTGTTGGAGCTTGCTTATATCTATAAAGACAGGTTTCCACTAGCTGCAGATGCTATAATTAGAAATACTTATGTAGATGATATAATATGTGGCGCTGACAACATAGATCAGCTTCGGAATCTGAAACAAGAGCTTATACAATTATTAAGCCTTGGCAGTTTTACACTACATAAATggtgttcaaataatacacaaattttAGAAGATATACCATCAAATAGGAGGTATTTTGagcatattaatattaataaagacaaCATGATTAAAACTTtaggattaaaatataatatacttaccGATTCCTTCGTATTTTCATGTCCAGCGCAAGATTTAAAGTTACTTAAAACTAAAAGggaaattttaagttttataggTAAAATATATGATCCTTTGGGACTTATTGGCCCTATAATAGTTACAGCTAAATTGTTTATGCAAAGTTTAtggagtttaaaaataaattgggaTGAGGCTATACCCTCAAGCCTGCTAGATAAGTGGTATAAATTTGGTGAAAGTTTAGAGAAGATGAATCCCATCAATACTCAGCGTGGTATTGTTTTTGGTGATACTAATAATGTAGAGCTGCTCGGTTACTGTGATGCTTCATTTGATGCAATAGCATGCTGTCTCTATTTAAGAGTTTTTCATAGAGATGGTAGAGTTAGTGTAGCCTTACTGTGTTCTAAGTCTCGAGTAGCACCTTTAAAGAAAACACTCACAATTCCAAATTTAGAACTAAATAGTGCTCTTCTTCTCTCTCAATTAACACACAAAGTAAATAATACACTTAAGGCGCGTTTTCCTTTAAGAACGATTTTGCATTCAGATTCACAGATAGTTTTAGCTTGGTTAGGTAACAAGaacataaagaaaaatacttatGTTTCAAGAAGAGTAAGAGAAATTACAGATTTAACTAAAGATTTTACCTGGACCTATGTCAAAGGTAAAGACAACCCTGCAGATTTGTTGTCGCGGGGAACTGCTCCACATAAATTGGAGGAGAGCTACATGTGGTTTCATGGACCACAGTACTTGTCTGATAAATACTATGAACATATTATGTATGATTATAAATCTTGTGTAGTGACGGATAGTATGCCGTGTGATACCCTTATAAATAGTGAtaaatcagttaaaaaattttgtaatgtaGGACAGTTCGATTTAA GAGGACGTTTAGATAATACACCAAACATTTCATATGATAAAAAGCATCCAATAGTTTTACCCAAGTCAGACCATGTTACACATACTCTTATAAATTCTGAACATTTAAGACTATTACATGCTGGAGCTAAGTTAGTTCTCAGTTCATTATCGCAGGCATATTGGATAGTAGGTGGTATTCGCGAAGTCAAAAAGGTACTCCATAGGTGTATTGGATGCTTCCAAATCAAGGCCGCAACTGCTAAACAGCTTATGGGTTCATTACCTGCAGAGAGAACTACTCCCGCTTGA